The following are from one region of the Gammaproteobacteria bacterium genome:
- the tadA gene encoding tRNA adenosine(34) deaminase TadA, with translation MRHALSLAERAATEGEVPVGAVLVKNGQVIGEGWNRPITEYDPTAHAEIMALRAGGKLLENYRLLDTTLYVTLEPCAMCAGAIIHARVSRVVYGAADPKGGAAGSVFNILCSDRLNHRVTCEGGLLAEPCGAMLSSFFSARRKAQRPDGVVFVAADENLADPRDPRDPREGDNEGAM, from the coding sequence ATGCGCCACGCCTTATCCCTCGCCGAACGCGCGGCTACAGAGGGTGAGGTGCCGGTGGGCGCGGTGCTGGTAAAGAATGGTCAGGTTATCGGAGAAGGCTGGAACCGGCCAATTACGGAGTACGACCCTACTGCTCACGCCGAGATTATGGCGTTGCGGGCGGGGGGTAAACTGCTTGAGAACTACCGTCTGCTAGACACCACGCTCTATGTGACCCTGGAGCCCTGCGCCATGTGCGCCGGAGCCATCATTCATGCGCGCGTAAGCCGGGTGGTATACGGCGCGGCCGATCCCAAGGGCGGAGCGGCGGGCAGCGTATTTAATATTCTTTGTTCAGATCGCCTCAACCATCGGGTAACCTGCGAAGGCGGGCTGCTCGCCGAGCCGTGCGGCGCAATGCTAAGCAGCTTCTTCTCGGCGCGGCGCAAGGCGCAGCGGCCTGATGGAGTTGTTTTCGTCGCCGCGGATGAAAATCTTGCTGATCCCCGTGATCCCCGTGATCCCCGTGAAGGTGACAATGAGGGAGCAATGTGA
- the guaA gene encoding glutamine-hydrolyzing GMP synthase has translation MTNIHDHRILILDFGSQYTQLIARRVREAGVYCELHPYDMDEVAIRAFKPRGVILSGGPESVTLESTPRAPQVVFELGVPVLGICYGMQTMAAQLGGAVESSTHREFGYAQVRARGHSRLLRDIEDHTTPEGYGILDVWMSHGDRVARLPEGFKMIASTEAAPMAGMADETRGFYGLQFHPEVTHTRQGARILQRFVLDICGCAALWTMGNIVSDSIRLVHERVGNDEVLLALSGGVDSSVVAALLHKALGDRLTCVFVDNGLLRLNEGDQVMATFARHMGIKVIRVNAEQRFMDALKGEADPEKKRKIIGNLFVEIFEEEAAKLTNVQWLAQGTIYPDVIESAGAKTGKAHVIKTHHNVGGLPADMRLKLIEPLRELFKDEVRRLGVELGLPFDMVYRHPFPGPGLGVRILGEVKKEYADLLRRADAIFIEELRKNDLYNKVSQAFAVFLPVKSVGVMGDGRRYDYVVALRAVETVDFMTAHWAHLPYDVLGIISNRIINEVPGISRITYDISGKPPATIEWE, from the coding sequence TTGACTAATATCCACGACCACCGCATCCTGATCCTCGACTTTGGTTCCCAGTACACCCAGCTCATCGCGCGCCGGGTGCGCGAGGCGGGAGTCTATTGCGAGCTGCATCCCTACGACATGGATGAGGTAGCGATTCGCGCCTTCAAGCCGCGTGGTGTCATCCTCTCCGGCGGGCCGGAATCGGTCACGCTCGAATCAACGCCGCGCGCCCCGCAAGTGGTGTTTGAGCTGGGCGTGCCGGTGCTTGGCATCTGCTATGGCATGCAGACCATGGCCGCGCAATTGGGCGGCGCCGTAGAGTCCTCCACGCACCGCGAATTCGGCTATGCCCAGGTGCGCGCGCGTGGACATTCACGGCTATTGCGCGACATCGAGGACCACACCACCCCCGAAGGCTACGGCATACTCGATGTTTGGATGAGCCACGGCGACCGTGTCGCCCGTCTGCCGGAAGGTTTCAAGATGATTGCCAGCACCGAAGCTGCGCCCATGGCGGGCATGGCCGATGAGACGCGCGGTTTCTACGGTCTGCAATTTCATCCCGAGGTGACCCACACCCGTCAGGGCGCACGTATCCTGCAACGCTTTGTGCTCGACATCTGCGGCTGCGCGGCATTGTGGACCATGGGAAATATCGTCAGCGACAGCATTCGTCTGGTTCATGAGCGAGTCGGGAACGATGAAGTGCTGCTGGCGCTGTCCGGCGGTGTGGATTCCTCTGTGGTGGCGGCGCTGCTGCATAAAGCGTTGGGTGATCGGCTGACCTGCGTATTTGTCGATAACGGCCTGCTGCGTCTGAATGAAGGCGACCAGGTGATGGCGACCTTTGCCCGGCACATGGGCATCAAGGTGATCCGCGTCAATGCCGAGCAGCGTTTTATGGATGCCCTCAAAGGCGAGGCCGACCCGGAAAAGAAGCGCAAGATCATCGGCAATCTGTTCGTCGAGATTTTCGAGGAAGAGGCCGCCAAACTCACCAATGTGCAATGGCTGGCGCAGGGTACTATCTATCCTGATGTCATCGAATCCGCCGGAGCCAAAACCGGCAAGGCGCACGTCATCAAGACTCACCATAACGTTGGCGGTCTGCCTGCGGACATGCGGCTCAAGCTGATCGAGCCGCTACGCGAGCTATTCAAGGACGAAGTGCGCCGCCTCGGTGTTGAGCTTGGCCTGCCTTTCGACATGGTCTATCGCCATCCCTTCCCCGGGCCGGGCCTGGGCGTGCGCATCCTCGGCGAGGTGAAAAAAGAATACGCCGATCTGCTGCGCCGCGCCGACGCCATCTTCATCGAAGAGCTGCGTAAAAACGATCTGTATAACAAGGTCAGTCAAGCCTTCGCCGTGTTCTTGCCGGTGAAGTCCGTGGGTGTTATGGGCGATGGGCGGCGCTATGATTATGTTGTAGCGCTACGCGCCGTCGAAACTGTCGACTTCATGACCGCGCACTGGGCGCATCTGCCCTATGATGTGCTGGGAATTATCTCCAACCGCATTATCAATGAAGTGCCTGGAATCTCACGCATCACCTACGACATCTCCGGCAAGCCCCCGGCGACCATTGAATGGGAGTGA